The Leptospiraceae bacterium genome includes a region encoding these proteins:
- the pyrE gene encoding orotate phosphoribosyltransferase, whose amino-acid sequence MNKKEELQKLIKTYAYRYSEQEFTLASGKKSHHYFNCKEIILVPDRLSLFADYVVNEHIPQLLGIKPESIGGLTLGADPISYSLSLEYFKQGKIVYPLIVRKETKDHGTKKEIEGQIDKVKSCLVVDDVITTGGSTLKAVEALRRAGIKVESGICILDREEGGYETLLDSGVKMYPVFKKADFI is encoded by the coding sequence ATGAATAAAAAAGAAGAATTACAAAAACTAATTAAAACCTATGCATATAGGTATTCTGAACAAGAATTCACTCTCGCTTCAGGAAAAAAATCGCACCATTATTTTAATTGTAAGGAAATAATTCTTGTTCCTGATAGACTTTCTCTTTTTGCAGATTATGTGGTTAATGAGCATATTCCGCAATTATTAGGAATTAAGCCTGAGTCAATCGGAGGTTTAACACTCGGTGCAGATCCGATTAGTTACTCTTTGAGTTTAGAATACTTCAAACAGGGTAAGATAGTTTACCCGCTGATTGTTAGAAAAGAAACAAAAGATCATGGAACTAAAAAAGAAATCGAGGGACAAATAGATAAAGTAAAGTCATGTCTCGTAGTAGATGATGTAATTACAACGGGAGGCTCAACTCTTAAAGCTGTTGAAGCGCTTAGAAGAGCAGGAATAAAGGTAGAATCTGGAATTTGTATATTAGATAGAGAAGAAGGAGGATACGAAACTTTACTCGATTCAGGAGTAAAGATGTATCCTGTATTCAAAAAAGCTGACTTTATTTAG
- a CDS encoding cytidylate kinase-like family protein: MAKNPILDYIKEKLNANNAASLNTQPKVITISREYGCPGIPIANEVAKAFSKKEEWTVIDKQVIKQAAEEFDIPAKLLDEISKSKPKGIFEELFMAFSDVHLPSDVKIKTTIARILRTIALHGNVVILGRGGVVLSRDIEKSLHIQLHASSSWRLKRVKALENISSDAEAIGRMNVVDNERVYFRNYFAGENLNSNIFDVSFNCEYLKEEEIVQSILKLAEIKGI, from the coding sequence ATGGCAAAAAATCCAATTTTAGATTATATAAAAGAAAAATTAAATGCAAATAATGCAGCATCTTTGAATACACAACCCAAAGTAATTACTATATCTCGTGAGTATGGTTGTCCAGGGATCCCAATTGCAAATGAAGTAGCGAAAGCTTTTTCCAAAAAAGAGGAATGGACTGTTATTGATAAACAAGTTATAAAACAAGCGGCTGAAGAGTTTGATATTCCAGCAAAATTATTGGATGAAATTTCAAAATCAAAACCAAAAGGTATTTTTGAAGAACTTTTTATGGCATTTTCAGATGTTCATTTACCGAGTGACGTGAAAATCAAGACAACCATTGCACGTATACTTAGAACTATTGCACTTCATGGCAATGTAGTGATTCTTGGTAGAGGCGGTGTTGTTCTTTCACGTGATATTGAAAAATCTTTACATATTCAACTTCATGCTTCTAGTTCTTGGAGACTCAAAAGAGTAAAAGCATTAGAAAATATTTCTTCGGATGCAGAAGCTATTGGTCGTATGAATGTAGTTGATAACGAGCGAGTTTATTTTAGAAATTATTTCGCTGGAGAAAATCTAAATTCTAATATTTTTGATGTAAGTTTTAATTGTGAGTATTTAAAAGAAGAAGAAATAGTTCAGTCGATTCTTAAACTTGCAGAGATAAAAGGAATATAG
- a CDS encoding N-acetylmuramoyl-L-alanine amidase: MCDTRLARANSYQLELPVIPFNDFIKDDITKNKIKGETRTRSINALILHHTDLKSKEDYVLESLNSGFLVHFIVGKDTKYYGWSTNPYLTLKAVPKMDLTSLHISVEGTEEEILSNQKQIDAVGILLKKLSDDLQIPFNNENINLKTGVFTHTQAKKKFGNFVDLKECGSEKILKQVLQSFGGQYFSEENWVGRYERDWVSRRERNNNKLNPEPDYDRGRGLTTQKKIDLKELEKDEHGFTPEKFRLKYVFKQKIIPECIVLHFTAIPSFRLSLETLEKRKLAATIMVDKDAKAYQLLDELDDMAQAATGTNQNCIQIEIVGKNMDELLVNEKQSEKVSNLVKELAELYKVPFNNHKIEELRGIYSHTQAKKKYGGSVALYGKDFDPGEPYMKKIIESIGGKYYPESEWFERASDDWIMLSADFQP; this comes from the coding sequence TTGTGCGACACGAGGCTTGCTCGCGCAAACTCTTATCAATTAGAATTGCCTGTAATTCCATTTAATGATTTTATAAAGGATGATATCACAAAAAACAAAATCAAGGGAGAAACAAGGACTCGTTCTATTAACGCTTTAATTCTACATCATACTGATCTGAAGTCTAAGGAGGATTATGTTCTTGAGTCTTTAAATTCCGGATTTTTAGTTCACTTTATTGTTGGAAAGGATACAAAATACTACGGATGGTCGACTAATCCATATTTAACTCTAAAGGCAGTTCCAAAAATGGATTTGACAAGTCTTCATATATCAGTAGAGGGAACTGAGGAAGAAATTTTAAGCAATCAAAAACAAATAGATGCTGTAGGCATTTTATTAAAAAAACTTTCTGATGATTTACAAATTCCGTTTAACAATGAGAATATTAATTTAAAGACAGGTGTTTTTACACATACACAAGCGAAAAAAAAATTTGGTAATTTTGTAGATTTAAAGGAATGCGGCTCTGAAAAAATATTAAAACAAGTTTTACAAAGTTTTGGGGGGCAATATTTTTCTGAAGAAAACTGGGTTGGTCGATATGAACGGGATTGGGTATCGCGGAGAGAAAGAAATAATAATAAACTAAATCCTGAACCAGATTATGATCGGGGTAGAGGACTTACGACACAAAAGAAAATAGATCTAAAAGAATTGGAGAAAGACGAACATGGATTTACTCCAGAAAAATTTAGATTGAAGTATGTATTTAAACAAAAAATTATTCCTGAATGTATAGTTTTGCATTTTACTGCTATACCTAGTTTTCGTTTATCATTAGAAACTTTGGAGAAACGAAAGTTAGCCGCAACTATCATGGTCGATAAAGATGCAAAGGCATACCAGTTGTTAGATGAATTGGATGATATGGCACAAGCAGCAACAGGAACAAATCAGAATTGTATTCAGATTGAAATTGTCGGCAAAAATATGGATGAATTGTTGGTAAATGAAAAACAATCTGAGAAAGTTTCTAATCTCGTAAAGGAATTAGCAGAATTATATAAAGTCCCATTTAATAACCATAAAATTGAGGAACTAAGGGGAATATATTCTCATACGCAAGCCAAGAAAAAATATGGAGGTTCAGTAGCTCTTTATGGAAAAGATTTTGATCCAGGCGAACCTTACATGAAAAAAATAATTGAATCCATAGGTGGGAAGTATTATCCAGAGTCAGAATGGTTTGAGCGTGCAAGCGATGATTGGATAATGCTGAGTGCGGATTTTCAGCCCTAA